A single region of the Hoeflea prorocentri genome encodes:
- the pap gene encoding polyphosphate:AMP phosphotransferase, which yields MFETAELGRTISKADFKRAAPDMRQQLLELQDELHRNKRFSVVLLFAGVDGGGKGETVSLLNAWMDPRWLITRAYDDIGNSNSERPEFWKYWRDLPPRGRIGMFLSAWYTRPLLEKVHDKLDEASFIKQLERIAAFERALARDGTLILKFWMHLSREAQERRLKNLENDPLTAARVTERDWEHWRLYDKFIDTAEPLISRTNRGIAPWTVVEGTDANYRAITVTNILREAIERRFRETPQADEAASQPEPPVSVKNGKAKKGQSDVVEPANDAYETAKSITVLSSLNMAKKLEKQPYKERLLDLQARLHRLHLIAKAKNRSSVLLFEGPDAAGKGGAIRRINEALDARNYQVHGIAAPTDEELARHYLWRFWRRMPRDGYVTIFDRTWYGRVLVERIEGFANEDEWRRAYAEINEFEDQLIEHGTILVKYWIHITKDEQLARFKLREKTPYKRWKLTDEDWRNRDKWGQYEQAVNDLVQYTSTSTAPWTLVEGNDKRFARVKVVETYCRQLAEALDEPFD from the coding sequence ATGTTCGAAACCGCAGAACTGGGCCGCACAATCTCGAAGGCTGACTTCAAACGCGCAGCGCCCGATATGCGCCAGCAATTGCTCGAGCTCCAGGACGAACTACACAGAAACAAACGGTTTTCAGTCGTTCTGCTGTTTGCCGGCGTTGACGGCGGCGGCAAGGGGGAAACGGTCAGCCTTTTGAACGCCTGGATGGATCCGCGCTGGCTGATCACCCGTGCCTATGATGATATCGGCAATTCCAACTCGGAACGACCCGAGTTCTGGAAATACTGGCGCGATCTGCCGCCGCGGGGGCGGATCGGCATGTTTCTGAGCGCCTGGTATACGCGTCCGCTTCTTGAAAAAGTTCACGACAAGCTCGACGAAGCCTCCTTCATCAAACAACTGGAACGCATCGCCGCCTTTGAGCGCGCGCTGGCCCGCGACGGGACACTGATCCTCAAATTCTGGATGCATCTGAGCCGGGAGGCGCAGGAGCGCCGGCTGAAGAACCTGGAAAACGACCCGCTGACCGCAGCGCGCGTCACAGAGCGCGATTGGGAACACTGGCGTCTTTACGACAAGTTCATCGATACGGCCGAGCCGCTGATTTCCAGAACCAACCGCGGCATTGCACCCTGGACGGTCGTTGAAGGGACCGATGCCAATTACCGGGCGATTACCGTCACCAATATTCTGCGCGAAGCCATTGAGCGCAGGTTCAGGGAAACGCCTCAGGCCGATGAAGCCGCAAGCCAACCGGAGCCCCCCGTGTCTGTCAAGAACGGCAAGGCAAAGAAAGGACAATCGGACGTGGTGGAGCCGGCGAACGATGCCTATGAGACGGCAAAGTCCATTACGGTATTGAGCAGCCTCAACATGGCAAAAAAGCTGGAAAAGCAACCCTATAAGGAGCGCCTGCTCGATCTTCAGGCGCGTCTTCACCGCCTGCACCTTATCGCCAAGGCCAAGAACCGCTCCAGCGTGCTTCTGTTCGAGGGCCCCGACGCGGCGGGCAAGGGCGGCGCGATCCGCCGCATCAACGAGGCGCTTGATGCACGAAACTACCAGGTTCACGGCATAGCCGCGCCAACGGATGAAGAACTGGCGCGGCACTATCTGTGGCGCTTCTGGCGCAGGATGCCGCGCGACGGCTATGTGACCATATTCGACCGGACCTGGTATGGCCGCGTTCTTGTCGAACGGATCGAAGGCTTTGCAAACGAAGATGAGTGGCGCCGCGCCTATGCGGAGATCAACGAGTTCGAGGACCAGCTGATCGAACACGGAACCATACTCGTCAAATACTGGATCCACATCACCAAGGACGAACAGCTCGCGCGCTTCAAGCTGCGGGAAAAGACGCCTTACAAACGCTGGAAGCTGACGGATGAAGACTGGCGCAACCGGGACAAATGGGGCCAGTACGAACAGGCTGTCAACGATCTGGTACAATACACAAGTACATCCACCGCGCCGTGGACGCTTGTTGAAGGCAATGACAAGCGGTTTGCCCGTGTGAAAGTCGTCGAAACCTATTGCCGGCAGCTTGCCGAAGCACTGGACGAACCTTTCGACTAG
- a CDS encoding methyltransferase: MSRIDEDALAKAYNRGLALEKSGDAAGAAKAYRQALALDPQDHGGVSIRLAALGLEAAPEKMPDAYVAMLFDQHADEFDEILVERLRYSVPMQLRQLLRQKDIRQVGHVLDLGCGTGLTGMALNDCAERLTGVDLSEQIVELAYDREVYDDLYVGEAVAFLEDFEDEEAGRLAFDMVVATDVFPYLGDMEPIVRATADRLVPGGLFGFSTETLPSSVIGKTGYTVGPNRRFAHDPAYVRRVLVAAGFELLTLDDITVRFEEGHPVPGHLVLARLTGDASA; the protein is encoded by the coding sequence GTGAGCAGAATCGACGAAGACGCGCTCGCAAAAGCCTATAATCGTGGCCTGGCCCTGGAAAAGTCCGGAGATGCTGCGGGCGCGGCTAAAGCCTATAGGCAGGCCCTGGCGCTCGATCCGCAAGACCATGGCGGTGTGTCGATCCGGCTTGCAGCCCTGGGGCTGGAGGCAGCACCGGAAAAAATGCCGGACGCCTATGTGGCGATGCTGTTCGATCAGCATGCCGATGAGTTCGATGAAATACTGGTGGAGCGGCTGCGTTACAGCGTGCCGATGCAATTGCGTCAGCTTTTGCGCCAAAAAGATATACGGCAGGTCGGGCATGTGCTGGATCTTGGCTGCGGCACTGGCCTGACCGGCATGGCGCTCAACGATTGCGCAGAGCGTTTGACGGGTGTCGACCTTTCTGAACAGATCGTTGAACTGGCTTATGACAGGGAGGTTTACGACGATCTCTACGTCGGTGAAGCGGTTGCCTTCCTGGAAGATTTCGAAGACGAAGAGGCCGGACGCCTTGCCTTTGACATGGTCGTGGCGACCGACGTCTTTCCCTATCTCGGTGATATGGAACCGATCGTGCGCGCAACGGCGGACCGGTTGGTGCCGGGCGGTCTCTTCGGGTTTTCAACCGAAACGCTGCCATCATCCGTTATCGGCAAGACCGGCTACACCGTCGGTCCGAACCGGCGATTTGCTCATGATCCGGCCTATGTGCGCCGTGTTCTTGTGGCGGCCGGCTTTGAGCTGTTGACCCTCGACGATATTACGGTCCGGTTCGAGGAAGGCCATCCCGTGCCCGGACATCTGGTCCTGGCGCGTCTGACCGGCGACGCTTCGGCATAG
- a CDS encoding trans-3-hydroxy-L-proline dehydratase yields the protein MQATGAVEVISCHAEGEVGDVIVGGVEPPPGDTLWQQRNFIARDGTLRDFMLNEPRGGVFRHVNLLVPPKHPQADMGFIIMEPEDTPPMSGSNSICVSTVLLESGIVPMKEPVSELTLEAPGGLVRVMARCRHGKVEDVTVRNLPSFADRLDAALEVDGLGTLNVDTAFGGDSFVIVDADELGFELVEAEARDLAQTGMFITQAANRQLGFRHPKLAEWSHISFCLFAGAQIKDENGFSAKSAVAIRPGKIDGSPTGTALSARMAVEYARGRMKVGDTLQARSIIGSTFTGRIVETADMSGKDAIVPEITGRAWITGTHQHTLDPADPWPRGYRLSDTWPDDGHKLNDE from the coding sequence ATGCAAGCAACCGGAGCCGTTGAGGTCATAAGCTGCCACGCCGAAGGCGAGGTGGGCGATGTCATTGTCGGCGGTGTCGAACCGCCGCCCGGCGACACGTTGTGGCAACAGCGAAACTTTATCGCCCGTGACGGCACCTTGCGCGATTTTATGCTGAACGAACCGCGTGGCGGCGTTTTCCGGCATGTCAATCTGCTCGTTCCGCCGAAGCATCCGCAGGCCGATATGGGCTTCATCATCATGGAACCGGAAGACACGCCGCCGATGTCCGGTTCAAATTCCATCTGCGTATCGACCGTGCTTCTGGAGAGCGGCATCGTGCCTATGAAGGAGCCGGTCAGTGAACTGACCCTGGAAGCGCCTGGCGGCCTTGTTCGCGTCATGGCCCGCTGCCGCCACGGCAAGGTTGAGGACGTGACCGTTCGCAATTTGCCTTCATTTGCCGACCGGCTCGATGCCGCACTTGAGGTCGACGGTCTTGGAACCCTGAATGTCGATACGGCATTCGGCGGCGACAGTTTTGTCATAGTCGATGCCGATGAACTTGGTTTTGAGCTTGTCGAGGCCGAAGCGCGCGATCTAGCGCAAACGGGAATGTTCATAACGCAGGCCGCAAACCGGCAGCTTGGTTTTCGCCATCCGAAGCTTGCCGAATGGAGCCACATATCCTTCTGCCTTTTTGCCGGTGCTCAGATAAAGGACGAAAACGGTTTCAGCGCCAAATCCGCCGTCGCCATCCGGCCCGGCAAGATCGACGGGTCTCCGACCGGAACGGCCCTCTCGGCCCGCATGGCCGTTGAATATGCGCGCGGCAGGATGAAGGTGGGTGACACGCTGCAGGCACGCTCCATTATCGGGTCCACCTTCACAGGCCGTATTGTGGAAACAGCTGACATGAGCGGCAAAGACGCCATCGTGCCCGAGATCACGGGCCGTGCCTGGATAACCGGCACCCATCAGCACACGCTCGATCCGGCTGATCCGTGGCCGCGGGGCTATCGCCTGAGCGATACCTGGCCGGATGACGGCCACAAACTCAATGATGAATGA
- a CDS encoding 4-hydroxyproline epimerase, producing the protein MANHTFQCIDGHTCGNPVRVVSGGAPVLQGGTMLERRAHFLAEYDWVRTGLMFEPRGHDQMSGSILYPSTREDCDIAILFIETSGCLPMCGHGTIGTVTTAIENGLVSPRTPGTLRLDTPAGPVTAEYRQQGRFVEEVRLTNVPSFLFKTGLTAHVEGLGDVSVDVAYGGNFYAIVEPQEAFSDMAEHRATDLVGWSPLLRAALNEKYEFVHPQTPEISGLSHIMWTGRPTADGAHARNAVFYGDKALDRSPCGTGTSARMALESARGKLSPGDDYVHESIIGSLFNGRVEDTTKIGDYDAIIPSIGGWARVTGFNTIFIDDRDPYAHGFVVI; encoded by the coding sequence ATGGCGAACCACACATTCCAGTGTATTGACGGGCACACCTGCGGCAATCCCGTGCGGGTGGTCAGCGGTGGCGCACCCGTATTGCAGGGCGGGACCATGCTGGAGCGGCGTGCGCATTTTCTGGCGGAATATGATTGGGTCCGAACCGGCCTGATGTTCGAGCCGCGCGGCCACGATCAGATGTCCGGCTCGATACTCTATCCCTCGACCCGCGAAGACTGCGATATCGCCATCCTCTTTATCGAAACCTCGGGGTGCCTTCCCATGTGCGGGCATGGAACCATCGGTACCGTGACGACGGCCATAGAAAACGGTCTGGTTTCGCCGCGCACGCCCGGTACGCTGCGCCTCGATACGCCCGCCGGCCCGGTCACTGCCGAATACCGGCAGCAAGGCCGTTTCGTCGAAGAGGTCCGGCTGACAAATGTGCCGTCATTTCTCTTCAAGACCGGCCTGACGGCACACGTGGAAGGGCTCGGCGACGTCTCGGTCGATGTTGCCTATGGCGGCAATTTCTACGCCATTGTCGAACCGCAGGAGGCCTTTTCGGATATGGCCGAGCATCGGGCCACCGATCTTGTGGGTTGGAGCCCGCTTTTAAGGGCGGCTCTCAACGAGAAATACGAGTTCGTTCACCCGCAAACACCGGAGATATCGGGCCTGTCGCACATCATGTGGACGGGACGGCCGACCGCTGACGGCGCGCATGCGCGCAACGCGGTTTTTTACGGAGACAAGGCGCTGGACCGTTCGCCCTGCGGTACCGGAACATCGGCACGCATGGCGCTGGAAAGCGCGCGCGGAAAGCTGTCGCCGGGAGACGATTATGTTCATGAGAGCATCATCGGCTCGCTTTTCAACGGGCGAGTGGAGGACACGACGAAAATCGGCGATTATGACGCGATCATCCCGTCCATTGGCGGCTGGGCGCGTGTCACCGGATTCAACACGATCTTCATCGACGACCGCGACCCTTATGCGCATGGATTTGTCGTCATCTGA
- a CDS encoding metal-dependent hydrolase family protein, with product MSAIILSNARLFDGVSDKIRVPVDVLIEDGRIREVGETLSLENASRIDVGQRFVMPGLIDAHYHANTPSYDFYGSDRMPPALLGAHAARLLSGALDRGYTTLRDAGGGDLGLKLAIDEGLIDGPRFYYPGRALTQTGGHGDMRRRNYVEPCGCAYSGVVTQAVDGPDEVRKAAREEFRKGATHIKIFVSGGVSTDLAPLEMPHFSDEEISVAVEEAERRGSYVMAHCHTDKAAQRCIRLGVRTIEHGSLIGPETAAKIAAAGAYVVPTLSAGELIAENASALGLPESAAERVRAVNKSSLEAIEACAAAGVKLGLGCDLHGHEFVKTQGRELLLRGRVQPAIDVLRSATSINAEIVQAKGELGVIAPGAHADIIVVDGDPLEDLSIFVHSAQTVALVMKGGRIVRSRL from the coding sequence GTGTCCGCAATCATCCTTTCAAATGCAAGGCTCTTTGACGGTGTCTCGGATAAAATCCGCGTGCCGGTGGACGTTCTGATCGAAGATGGCCGGATACGGGAGGTCGGCGAGACCTTGTCGCTGGAAAACGCTTCCCGCATTGATGTCGGTCAGCGCTTTGTCATGCCGGGCCTGATCGATGCGCATTACCACGCCAACACGCCCAGCTACGATTTCTATGGGTCCGACAGGATGCCCCCGGCGCTGCTCGGCGCCCATGCTGCCCGGCTGCTTTCCGGCGCGCTAGACCGGGGTTATACGACGCTTCGCGATGCCGGCGGTGGTGATCTCGGGTTAAAGCTGGCAATCGATGAGGGTCTCATCGACGGGCCACGCTTTTATTATCCCGGCAGGGCGCTGACGCAGACCGGTGGCCATGGAGACATGCGCCGGCGCAACTATGTGGAGCCTTGCGGCTGCGCCTATTCCGGTGTCGTCACCCAGGCGGTTGACGGACCGGACGAGGTGCGCAAGGCCGCACGCGAAGAATTCCGCAAAGGTGCAACGCATATAAAGATCTTCGTTTCAGGCGGTGTCTCGACCGATCTCGCGCCGCTGGAGATGCCGCATTTCTCGGACGAGGAGATCTCCGTCGCGGTGGAGGAAGCCGAGCGCCGGGGTTCCTATGTGATGGCGCATTGCCATACGGATAAGGCGGCCCAGCGATGCATCAGGCTGGGTGTCAGGACCATCGAGCATGGCAGTTTGATCGGGCCGGAGACCGCCGCCAAGATTGCCGCCGCCGGCGCCTATGTGGTGCCAACATTGTCTGCCGGCGAACTGATTGCCGAAAACGCCAGCGCGCTCGGTCTGCCTGAATCAGCGGCGGAGCGTGTGCGGGCAGTCAACAAGAGCTCGCTGGAGGCAATCGAAGCCTGCGCGGCGGCTGGCGTGAAGCTCGGTCTCGGTTGCGACCTGCACGGTCATGAATTCGTCAAAACGCAAGGCCGTGAACTCCTGCTGCGCGGCAGAGTGCAGCCCGCCATCGACGTACTTCGCTCAGCGACATCCATCAATGCCGAGATCGTTCAGGCAAAGGGAGAGCTCGGGGTGATCGCGCCGGGCGCCCATGCCGATATCATCGTTGTCGACGGCGATCCGCTGGAAGATTTGTCAATCTTCGTTCATTCGGCGCAGACTGTGGCCCTGGTCATGAAGGGCGGGCGCATCGTCCGATCACGGCTTTAG
- a CDS encoding GntR family transcriptional regulator yields MPAGNEIRNIPDAPMQEAPHLKDEAFRDLERMIVYGQLEPGHWVSETDLVEISGHTRAPVRSAIQRLADGGLLKIVPRRGAQICPIDYTEQFRLLELRRVVEVLVARSAAKRATLPQREKFRQISKGFREVAVTRDQKIMTELDSECFSLLTLASDNRFAARALTSVKGLSRRFWVLNQERHGDVVRMAEAHAAVAEAVSEGDEAAAERAVCAVIDYVEEFTLEVVGFSRTINAS; encoded by the coding sequence GTGCCGGCAGGAAATGAAATTCGCAACATACCGGATGCGCCGATGCAGGAAGCGCCGCATCTGAAAGATGAAGCGTTCCGCGATCTTGAACGGATGATCGTCTATGGACAGCTTGAGCCTGGACACTGGGTTTCCGAGACGGATCTCGTGGAGATATCGGGACATACAAGGGCGCCCGTCCGCTCGGCAATCCAGCGGCTGGCCGACGGTGGGCTCCTGAAGATCGTGCCGCGGCGTGGCGCGCAGATTTGCCCTATAGACTATACCGAACAGTTTCGACTGCTCGAGCTCCGGCGTGTGGTCGAGGTGCTTGTGGCGCGCTCGGCGGCCAAACGCGCCACCCTGCCGCAAAGGGAGAAATTCAGGCAGATTTCCAAAGGGTTCCGCGAGGTTGCCGTAACCCGCGACCAGAAAATCATGACGGAACTGGATTCGGAGTGTTTCAGCCTTTTGACCCTGGCATCGGACAACCGGTTTGCGGCGCGTGCGCTGACGTCGGTCAAGGGGCTTTCGCGCCGGTTCTGGGTGCTGAACCAGGAAAGGCACGGCGACGTGGTGCGCATGGCTGAGGCGCATGCCGCTGTTGCCGAAGCTGTGTCGGAGGGCGATGAGGCGGCTGCCGAAAGGGCGGTGTGCGCTGTCATTGATTATGTCGAGGAATTCACCCTCGAGGTTGTTGGTTTCAGCAGAACGATAAACGCCTCCTGA
- a CDS encoding glycine betaine ABC transporter substrate-binding protein — protein MGRIKALGLSAAFMLASTAAIAQEVVMVAEPNWASGRAMAGLIKVVIEDKLGGKAELVPGTNAVIFKAMDRGKGEIDVHPDVWLPNQENFTSEYVDTNNTVALSEGSYKGFSAFCAPKGFAEKHNIKSVFDLATPEIAKLMDRDGDGMGDIWVGAQGWASTKANSVKVRDYGITNFFEPIIAEEEVATASISDALNKGEGFAFYCYAPHYNWFVFDMLRLEEPAFDPAKYVMVQPAEDPKWFEKSKITSGDKEKTIHVAYSKTLEDRTPSVASFLSKIDMDTETVNNFTHEIVVKKRPSTEVAREWIAANPDRVDTWLGLN, from the coding sequence ATGGGAAGAATAAAGGCACTGGGTCTGTCGGCAGCTTTCATGCTCGCTTCGACGGCAGCAATCGCGCAGGAAGTTGTGATGGTTGCCGAACCAAACTGGGCCAGCGGCCGCGCCATGGCCGGGCTGATCAAGGTCGTCATCGAAGACAAGCTTGGCGGCAAGGCGGAGCTGGTTCCAGGCACCAACGCAGTTATTTTCAAGGCAATGGATCGTGGCAAGGGCGAAATCGATGTTCACCCTGACGTGTGGCTGCCCAATCAGGAGAACTTCACCAGCGAATATGTGGACACGAACAATACTGTCGCGCTAAGCGAAGGCAGCTACAAGGGCTTTTCCGCGTTCTGCGCACCAAAAGGGTTCGCCGAGAAACACAACATCAAATCCGTTTTCGATCTGGCGACGCCTGAAATCGCCAAGCTGATGGACCGTGATGGCGACGGAATGGGCGATATCTGGGTCGGCGCTCAGGGCTGGGCCTCCACCAAGGCCAATTCGGTCAAGGTTCGCGACTATGGCATCACCAATTTCTTCGAGCCGATCATCGCCGAAGAAGAGGTCGCCACCGCTTCGATTTCGGACGCGCTCAACAAGGGTGAAGGCTTTGCCTTTTATTGTTATGCGCCGCACTACAACTGGTTTGTCTTCGACATGCTTCGCCTTGAAGAGCCGGCCTTCGACCCGGCCAAATATGTGATGGTGCAGCCGGCGGAGGATCCGAAGTGGTTCGAGAAGTCAAAAATCACCTCGGGCGACAAGGAAAAGACCATTCACGTGGCCTACTCCAAGACGCTCGAAGATCGCACGCCCTCTGTCGCCAGTTTCCTTTCCAAAATCGATATGGATACCGAGACCGTCAACAATTTCACCCACGAGATCGTTGTGAAGAAGCGCCCGAGCACGGAGGTTGCCCGCGAGTGGATTGCGGCCAATCCCGACCGCGTCGACACCTGGCTCGGCCTTAACTGA
- a CDS encoding quaternary amine ABC transporter ATP-binding protein, with protein sequence MQPNANDFHDAVIAISGVWKIFGDRQAEAMEAIRRDGLSKAEVLEKFDCVVGVADANFTVTQGEIFCIMGLSGSGKSTLVRHVNRLLTPTAGQVSVAGLDIMALNEDELLQVRNEKIAMVFQNFGLMPHRSVRDNVAMPLEIRGMSQNDRWQAAERALALVELAEWKDKFAHELSGGMQQRVGLARAIAADADVLLMDEPFSALDPLIRRQLQDEFMRLANRMKKTTLFITHDLDEAVRIGDRIAIMRDGAIVQTGTPEEIIMKPADDYVTDFVAGISRINLIRAHSLTIPRAQYEAENGPLPDAPHTVDGEETLKQIIQRATEIDGPLLVIDKEAGELGVITNSQILNGVIMGTED encoded by the coding sequence ATCCAACCCAATGCAAACGACTTTCACGATGCCGTCATCGCCATCTCCGGGGTGTGGAAAATCTTCGGAGACCGTCAGGCAGAGGCCATGGAGGCCATCAGAAGAGACGGTCTTTCCAAAGCCGAAGTGCTCGAAAAATTCGATTGCGTTGTGGGCGTCGCCGACGCCAATTTCACGGTCACGCAGGGTGAAATCTTCTGCATTATGGGTCTGTCGGGCAGTGGTAAATCGACGCTCGTACGCCACGTCAACCGACTCCTGACCCCGACGGCCGGTCAGGTCAGCGTTGCCGGTCTCGACATCATGGCGCTGAACGAAGACGAACTGCTGCAGGTGCGCAACGAGAAGATCGCCATGGTCTTCCAAAACTTCGGACTGATGCCGCACCGATCGGTGCGCGACAATGTGGCGATGCCGCTGGAAATCCGGGGCATGTCCCAGAACGATCGCTGGCAGGCCGCCGAGCGGGCGCTGGCTCTTGTCGAGCTTGCCGAATGGAAGGACAAGTTCGCCCATGAGCTTTCCGGCGGCATGCAACAGCGTGTCGGTCTTGCAAGGGCCATTGCCGCCGACGCCGATGTTTTGCTGATGGACGAGCCGTTCAGCGCGCTCGACCCGCTTATCCGCCGGCAATTGCAGGATGAGTTCATGCGCCTGGCCAATCGGATGAAGAAAACCACGCTTTTCATCACCCATGATCTCGACGAGGCCGTTCGGATCGGCGACCGGATCGCCATCATGCGCGATGGTGCAATCGTTCAGACCGGAACGCCCGAAGAAATCATCATGAAACCCGCCGATGACTATGTCACCGACTTCGTCGCCGGAATTTCACGGATCAATCTCATCCGGGCGCACAGCCTGACAATTCCGCGTGCGCAGTACGAGGCCGAGAACGGCCCGTTGCCAGACGCTCCCCATACGGTCGACGGCGAAGAGACCCTCAAGCAAATCATTCAGCGAGCCACAGAGATCGACGGCCCCTTGCTTGTCATCGACAAGGAGGCCGGGGAGCTGGGTGTGATTACAAACAGCCAGATCCTGAATGGCGTGATCATGGGGACAGAAGACTGA
- a CDS encoding ABC transporter permease, which produces MAISETAELPEVTDQNPVKEFVAVNETYYEQQFKIIGDKRGFAFTWNWAAFLLGSIWFGMRSIWSYFLPFVALETLAIVQLARGIWGDLGAPILARLPGIENTLAFRREQLAEARENAPDKVETFENAIASLERAIEGIKQEAAAANDTALQLIIMGLAGLLLIKSAEALLANGALQARFTQWLSDRTIGSGLKAQNIALAFILAAMTYITCSLKFGFPDQVPSLTAFPADPQFQASVADAIKQWMANAAVQSEWFFDGLTFVIRGVLDALETIFVETPWPVMGGFILLLTGLSAGWRAAVFTGAGLAYLGYLGFWDKSMKTLALLGTAACISISLGIPLGIACARSSRLYAFVRPVLDFMQTMPAFVYLIPVIAFFGTGKPAAIIATMIFGGSPVVRLTVLGLKGVPNDVREAAMAFGGNKRYLLWKVDLPLAMPSIMAGINQTILLSLAMVVIASLIGAKGLGEDVLEALQYASEGQGILAGLAILFCAMILDRIIQGKRR; this is translated from the coding sequence ATGGCGATAAGCGAAACAGCCGAACTGCCCGAGGTCACCGACCAGAACCCCGTAAAGGAGTTCGTTGCAGTCAACGAGACCTACTACGAGCAGCAGTTCAAGATCATCGGCGACAAGCGCGGCTTCGCCTTTACCTGGAACTGGGCCGCTTTCCTTCTTGGCTCGATCTGGTTCGGCATGCGCAGCATCTGGAGCTATTTCCTGCCTTTTGTCGCGCTTGAGACGCTGGCGATCGTTCAGCTTGCGCGCGGCATTTGGGGTGATCTGGGAGCCCCCATCCTTGCGCGCCTGCCGGGTATCGAGAACACCCTCGCCTTCCGGCGTGAACAACTGGCGGAGGCAAGGGAGAACGCGCCCGACAAGGTCGAGACCTTCGAAAACGCGATCGCCTCGCTCGAGCGTGCGATCGAGGGCATCAAACAGGAGGCTGCGGCTGCCAACGATACTGCCCTGCAACTTATCATCATGGGACTGGCAGGCCTCCTGCTTATCAAAAGCGCCGAGGCGCTTCTTGCAAACGGAGCGCTGCAGGCCCGCTTTACGCAATGGCTTTCAGACCGCACGATCGGTTCCGGCCTGAAAGCCCAGAATATCGCGCTGGCCTTCATCCTTGCAGCGATGACATACATCACCTGTTCGCTGAAATTCGGGTTTCCAGATCAGGTTCCCTCGCTCACCGCCTTTCCGGCAGACCCGCAATTCCAGGCCTCCGTCGCGGACGCCATCAAACAATGGATGGCGAATGCCGCTGTCCAGTCCGAATGGTTCTTCGATGGCCTGACATTTGTTATCCGCGGTGTACTTGATGCGCTCGAGACGATCTTCGTGGAGACGCCATGGCCGGTGATGGGCGGTTTCATTCTCCTTCTGACCGGACTTTCAGCCGGATGGCGGGCAGCGGTCTTTACGGGCGCGGGCCTAGCCTATCTCGGCTATCTGGGTTTCTGGGACAAGAGTATGAAGACCCTCGCGCTGCTGGGAACTGCGGCGTGCATCTCCATATCGCTCGGCATCCCGCTTGGCATTGCCTGCGCGCGCAGCAGCCGGCTTTACGCCTTTGTGCGCCCGGTGCTCGATTTCATGCAGACCATGCCGGCCTTTGTTTATCTGATCCCGGTGATCGCCTTCTTCGGCACCGGCAAGCCCGCGGCCATCATCGCCACCATGATCTTTGGCGGCTCGCCGGTTGTCCGCCTGACGGTGCTCGGCCTCAAGGGTGTGCCGAATGATGTCCGGGAAGCGGCGATGGCCTTTGGAGGCAACAAGCGCTATCTGCTTTGGAAGGTCGATCTGCCGCTGGCCATGCCATCGATCATGGCGGGCATAAACCAGACCATTCTTCTCAGTCTTGCAATGGTGGTGATCGCGTCTCTTATCGGCGCGAAGGGCCTTGGCGAGGATGTGCTTGAGGCGCTGCAATACGCCTCCGAGGGTCAAGGAATTCTGGCCGGTCTGGCGATCCTCTTCTGCGCCATGATCCTCGACCGGATCATTCAGGGAAAAAGGAGGTAA
- a CDS encoding GYD domain-containing protein — MTVMVALFIKYENDKKAKMLKTASDRAAVSDKAVAAMGGKLLHAYGTCGEFDMMFIYEMPDMASVATNMMLADASGMSKYHKIIPLFSNDDFVAAQKRAGAMTDSYSAVDE; from the coding sequence ATGACCGTGATGGTCGCCCTGTTCATCAAATATGAAAATGACAAGAAAGCGAAGATGCTGAAAACCGCAAGCGACCGCGCGGCGGTGTCGGACAAGGCCGTCGCCGCCATGGGTGGGAAGCTGCTCCACGCCTACGGGACGTGCGGCGAATTCGACATGATGTTCATCTACGAAATGCCTGACATGGCTTCCGTCGCGACCAATATGATGCTTGCCGATGCAAGCGGCATGTCCAAATATCACAAGATCATCCCGCTTTTTTCGAACGACGATTTCGTCGCCGCGCAAAAGCGGGCGGGCGCGATGACCGACTCCTATTCAGCGGTCGATGAATGA